A region of Plantactinospora sp. BC1 DNA encodes the following proteins:
- a CDS encoding sugar transferase: MGEVTTSLQRPVGSGRPSTLRHVDSFEIQPPTTPQTNGVPRSAWARARRRVSRWHRPYIAILLLLDFGAAVLASWTAIQWFDQAAAGFTDADKDPTWFHTVSYLLLPLGWLIVLWANGAYDRRYLGLGTDEFKRVTRAGVAVAASVSFLAFATKTDLSRWTVGTALLGTLLLVLLARSAARLLLHTVRRRAGQAAQRIVLVGTLPEALEVYTAINRVPAAGLIPVAIHLTDGYAAARGIETPIPVYAGRDILSLVREVGGDTIAVCGSASTEPGELRRLAWQLEGSGVDLIVAPQLTDIAGPRVHIRPIEGLPLLHVEEPTLSGPALLAKNLLDRFAAGLGLLLLVPLFAAIAIAIRISDPGPVFFRQPRVGHEGRTFRVWKFRTMYVDAEQRLASLVDQNETDGMLFKIKEDPRVFPAGRFLRASSLDELPQLINVLWGEMSLVGPRPLPADDGDFLGDVRRRLLVRPGITGLWQVSGRSDLSWDEAVRLDLYYVDNWSLAYDLSILWRTVGVVLARKGAY, encoded by the coding sequence GTGGGTGAGGTGACGACAAGCCTCCAGCGCCCGGTAGGCAGCGGCCGACCGAGTACTCTGCGTCACGTCGACAGCTTCGAGATCCAGCCACCGACCACTCCGCAGACGAACGGGGTACCCCGTTCGGCGTGGGCGCGGGCGCGGCGGCGGGTCTCCCGTTGGCACCGGCCCTACATCGCGATCCTGCTGCTGCTCGACTTCGGGGCGGCGGTGCTGGCGAGCTGGACCGCGATCCAGTGGTTCGACCAGGCGGCGGCCGGCTTCACCGACGCGGACAAGGACCCCACCTGGTTCCACACCGTCTCCTATCTGCTGCTCCCGCTCGGCTGGCTGATCGTGCTCTGGGCCAACGGCGCCTACGACCGCCGCTACCTGGGGCTCGGCACCGACGAGTTCAAGCGGGTCACCCGGGCCGGGGTGGCGGTCGCGGCCAGCGTCTCGTTCCTGGCCTTCGCCACCAAGACCGACCTGTCCCGGTGGACCGTCGGCACCGCGCTGCTCGGCACCCTGCTGCTGGTGCTCCTCGCCCGCTCCGCCGCCCGCCTGCTGCTGCACACCGTGCGACGCCGCGCCGGCCAGGCCGCGCAGCGGATCGTGCTGGTCGGCACCCTGCCGGAAGCGCTGGAGGTCTACACGGCGATCAACCGGGTGCCGGCGGCCGGGCTGATCCCGGTGGCGATCCATCTCACTGACGGTTACGCCGCGGCCCGGGGCATCGAGACGCCGATCCCGGTCTACGCCGGCCGGGACATCCTCTCGCTGGTCCGCGAGGTCGGCGGCGACACCATCGCGGTCTGCGGCTCGGCCAGCACCGAGCCCGGCGAACTGCGCCGGCTGGCCTGGCAGTTGGAGGGCTCCGGCGTCGACCTGATCGTGGCGCCGCAGCTCACCGACATCGCCGGCCCCCGGGTGCACATCCGGCCGATCGAGGGCCTGCCGCTGCTGCACGTCGAGGAGCCGACCCTCTCCGGCCCGGCGCTGCTGGCGAAGAACCTGCTCGACCGGTTCGCCGCCGGGCTGGGGCTGCTGCTGCTGGTCCCGCTCTTCGCCGCGATCGCGATCGCGATCCGGATCTCCGACCCCGGCCCGGTCTTCTTCCGGCAGCCCCGGGTCGGGCACGAGGGCCGGACGTTCCGGGTCTGGAAGTTCCGCACCATGTACGTCGACGCCGAGCAGCGGCTCGCCAGCCTGGTCGACCAGAACGAGACCGACGGCATGCTGTTCAAGATCAAGGAGGATCCCCGGGTCTTCCCGGCCGGGCGGTTCCTCCGGGCCAGCTCGCTCGACGAGCTGCCCCAGTTGATCAACGTGCTCTGGGGCGAGATGTCCCTGGTCGGTCCCCGCCCGCTCCCCGCCGACGACGGCGACTTCCTCGGCGACGTACGGCGCCGGCTGCTCGTCCGGCCCGGCATCACCGGGCTGTGGCAGGTCTCCGGCCGCTCCGACCTCTCCTGGGACGAGGCGGTCCGGCTGGACCTCTACTACGTCGACAACTGGTCGCTGGCGTACGACCTGAGCATCCTGTGGCGGACCGTCGGGGTGGTACTGGCCCGCAAGGGCGCGTACTAG
- a CDS encoding sensor histidine kinase, translating into MISALAAALFAVVRLRARQGIATATQRATYDVLHTAGLAAEPLRAGLTPAGAAKAVRHLRTLVGSAGLALADRNRLLALDGRGGHHGEQLLAAAVNTIRTRRSTVLGESELRCDRVDCPVRGAVIAPLTGPDGRAGAALVAIADDQPAPGLVQAALETAHWAGAQLALAELDSSRERLARAEVRALRAQISPHFIYNALTAIGSFVRTDPERARELILEFAEFTRYSFRAHGEFTTLAEELRSIDRYLTIERARFGDRLQVKLQIAPEVLPVSLPFLCLQPLVENAVRHGLSRKPGVGMVSIEARDAGAECHITVEDDGVGMDPAVLAAGIADAAADPADDSGQHVGLSNVDERLRSVFGDQFGLVVETDLGSGTKVSMRIPKFHRHVRASA; encoded by the coding sequence ATGATCAGTGCGTTGGCGGCTGCCCTCTTCGCCGTCGTCCGGCTGCGGGCCCGGCAGGGCATCGCCACCGCCACCCAGCGGGCCACCTACGACGTACTGCACACCGCCGGACTGGCCGCCGAGCCGCTGCGCGCCGGACTCACCCCGGCCGGCGCGGCCAAGGCGGTACGCCACCTGCGTACCCTGGTCGGCTCGGCCGGGCTCGCGCTGGCCGACCGGAACCGGCTGCTCGCCCTCGACGGGCGCGGCGGCCACCACGGCGAGCAGCTCCTCGCCGCCGCCGTCAACACCATCCGGACCCGGCGGTCGACCGTGCTCGGCGAGTCGGAGCTGCGCTGCGACCGGGTCGACTGCCCGGTCCGGGGCGCGGTGATCGCACCGCTGACCGGGCCCGACGGCCGGGCCGGGGCGGCGCTGGTGGCGATCGCCGACGACCAGCCGGCGCCCGGGCTGGTGCAGGCCGCCCTGGAGACCGCGCACTGGGCCGGCGCCCAACTCGCGCTCGCCGAACTCGACTCGTCCCGGGAGCGGCTGGCCCGGGCCGAGGTACGCGCGCTGCGGGCCCAGATCAGCCCGCACTTCATCTACAACGCGCTGACCGCGATCGGTTCGTTCGTCCGGACCGACCCGGAGCGGGCCCGGGAGCTGATCCTGGAGTTCGCCGAGTTCACCCGCTACTCGTTCCGGGCGCACGGCGAGTTCACCACGCTGGCCGAGGAGCTGCGCTCGATCGACCGCTACCTGACCATCGAGCGGGCCCGGTTCGGTGACCGGCTCCAGGTGAAGTTGCAGATCGCCCCGGAGGTGCTGCCGGTCAGCCTGCCGTTCCTCTGCCTGCAACCGCTGGTCGAGAACGCCGTCCGGCACGGGCTGTCCCGCAAGCCGGGAGTGGGGATGGTCAGCATCGAGGCCCGGGACGCCGGGGCGGAATGCCACATAACGGTCGAGGACGACGGGGTCGGGATGGACCCGGCCGTGCTGGCCGCCGGCATCGCCGACGCCGCCGCCGACCCGGCCGACGACTCCGGCCAGCACGTCGGCCTCTCCAACGTGGACGAGCGGCTCCGGTCGGTCTTCGGGGACCAGTTCGGCCTGGTCGTCGAGACCGACCTCGGATCGGGTACGAAGGTGAGCATGCGGATACCGAAGTTCCACCGCCACGTCCGGGCGAGCGCGTGA